The Pyxidicoccus trucidator genome segment GGGCTATACGCCCACCGAGCTGCCCCCGCAGGAGCACTACTTCCGCAGCGAGCCGCGCCTGGTGCCCAACACCGGCCAGGTGGTGCAGACGGCGGCGAAGTGGAACATCCGGCCGGGCATGAAGCCCATCAAGTGGCTCATCACCGACACGGTGAGGGCCGTGCAGGCCGACCCGCGCTTCAAGGACTACGACGTGGTGGGCGCGGTGAAGAAGGGCGTGGAGAACTGGAACGCGGCCTTCGGCTTCAAGGTGTTCGAGGCCTCGGTGGGCGACAGCATCGGCTTCGCGGATGACGACAAGAACGTCATCATCTTCGACCCGGACGCCTCCGCGGGCTTCGCCTTCGCCGACTGGCGCACCAACCCCAACACCGGCGAGATTCGCGGCGCCAGCGTCTACGTCAACGCGCTGTGGCTGGAGTTCGCCGACGGCGAGTTCAGCGACGACGCGGCGGCGAGCCTCAAGGCAAAGCTGAAGGACGCCCGCAAGCCGCTGCGCATGACGTGGGGCGGCTTCGACGGTGAGCCCCTGTGCGAGCTGGCCCTGCCCCCGCTGCGCCCCGACGCCGACACGCGCCACGACAAGCTGCCCGCGGCGGCGGTGGACGGCCCGCTCACCAAGAAGCAGAAGGTGGAGCGGTACCTCACGCACGTCATCCTGCACGAGGTCGGCCACACGCTGGGCCTGCGCCACAACTTCGCGGGCTCGCTGGTGTTCGACGGCGACCCGGCCTCGCCGCGCTCCAACTCGGCGATGGAGTACGTCTATGACCCGGACGCCATCTACGTGGACACGCCGGGCACCTATGACGTGCAGGCCGTGCGCTACCTCTACGGGCTGGACAGCGCGCTGCCCACGGAGCTGTTCTGCACGGACGAGGACACGGTGGTGGACCCGTACTGCATCCGGTTCGACCGCTACTCGGACCCGCTGGGCTTCTTCTTCGGGCCCACGCACCAGCTGGTGCAGGAGCTGCTGCTCTACGAGGTGCTCCCCTTCCCCGCGCTGGAGTCGGCGTTCGACTACTACGCCAACACCACGCTCCAGTGGGTGCGCGCGGGCTCCCCGGCGGACCAGCTGTTCGCCTATGACGTGGCCATCGGCCAGGTGCGGCCTCCCCTGGCCGTGCCCCCCGACGCCGGCCCGTTCTACGGCACGGTGGCGGATGACCTGGCCCGTCGCATCCTGGCCCGCCTCTACCTGGACCCGGCGAGCCTG includes the following:
- a CDS encoding zinc-dependent metalloprotease; translated protein: MPRAVSAEQQEQLKQHLDGAVSNSGESFYLAIRKSELGQRWFLSAYLKQLFPGAVFYGAASTLGTRVVSFKEQNGKLFVFDVDERKTTSDIFDPQVLVEAWPIVNDYGPFNHLRGSDGYILVDPTAGLNRFGFIGEAYGQGGVRFEVELSFAQRFRKISDGVTFEQLFTGYADVADPGSSDYLEDNQLRSSGTLGVALRRYQEGAGYTPTELPPQEHYFRSEPRLVPNTGQVVQTAAKWNIRPGMKPIKWLITDTVRAVQADPRFKDYDVVGAVKKGVENWNAAFGFKVFEASVGDSIGFADDDKNVIIFDPDASAGFAFADWRTNPNTGEIRGASVYVNALWLEFADGEFSDDAAASLKAKLKDARKPLRMTWGGFDGEPLCELALPPLRPDADTRHDKLPAAAVDGPLTKKQKVERYLTHVILHEVGHTLGLRHNFAGSLVFDGDPASPRSNSAMEYVYDPDAIYVDTPGTYDVQAVRYLYGLDSALPTELFCTDEDTVVDPYCIRFDRYSDPLGFFFGPTHQLVQELLLYEVLPFPALESAFDYYANTTLQWVRAGSPADQLFAYDVAIGQVRPPLAVPPDAGPFYGTVADDLARRILARLYLDPASLRDAFTATPGEDAAVTPAVLADIQGILLNVDGVRSFKARRTMVDILKSMQSLPAYLALRDARDTLTAGLGSLSGAERAQAEDLLARVHAALSPYYQ